CTTTCAAAACTTCAAAGGAGAGCTAACTTTACAGCAGGAAATTTTAGCTCAGGAAGCAATTTTTTATAATTTGAAATTAATTCTTTTAGTCTGGATATTGGGGATTTCTATGATTGGGATACCTGTGATTCCAATTCTTATCTTTTTGCGTGGTTTTATCCTTGGGTTTGCTGTTGGGTTTTTAGTGGATGAATTGGCTGTTAAAGGTTTTGTTTTTGCTGTTTTTTCGATTGTACCGCATAATTTATTAGCAATTCCTAGTTTAATTATAGCAGGAGCAGCTGGAATATCCTTTGGATTTAATTTATTCAAAAGTCGGTTGCAAAGAATTCAGATTAATTTTGTTCAATATTTTTTTGGATATTCTACTTTAATGATTATATTAGCTTTTATTTTACTTATAGCTGGATTAATTGAGTCCTATTTGACTCCTGTATTAATGAGTTTTGTTACTAAAATTATAATTCAATGAAAATAGGATTAATAAATAAGCTAGAATATAGAGGAGTGAGAAAATGGAAGTTGATAGAGTAATACTAATTGTTCTTGATAGTGTAGGTATTGGCGCTCTGCCAGATGCTGTTGATTTTGGTGACGAAGGAGCTGATACTTTAGGACATGTATCTAAAGCAGTAGGCGGACTTGATTTACCTAATTTAGAAAGTTTAGGTTTGGGAAATATTATAGAGACCACAGGTGTAACTGAAGCTGATAATCCTAGAGGAGCTTTTGGCCGGATGGCAGAAGCCTCAAAGGGCAAGGATACGACTATGGGACATTGGGAATTGGCCGGTTTAATTTCTGATGAACCTTTTCCTACTTATCCAGAAGGGTTTCCGACTGAAATAATTGATGAATTTGAAAAAAAGATAGGTAAAGAAGTGTTGGGCAATAAACCTGCTTCAGGAACAGTAATTATTGAAGAATTGGGTAAAGAACATTTGGAGACAGGGAAACCTATTGTTTATACTTCAGCCGATAGTGTCTTTCAGATAGCAGCTCATGAAGATGTTATTCCAGTAGATGAATTATATGAAATTTGCAGAACTGCTCGTCAGATATTAACTGGGCCTCATGCAGTTGGAAGAGTAATAGCTAGACCTTTTGTTGGAGAACTAGGAAATTTTGAACGGACTGATAGACGAGAAGATTTTTCTTTACACCCACCTGAAAATACTCTATTGGATTATATTAGTGAGGCAGAAAAATCAGTTATGGCAGTGGGGAAAATTGAGGATATTTTTTCTGATCGAGGTATTACTGATTCAATACATAGTGGTAATAATCAAGAAGCAATTCAGGATATATGTAAATTCTTAAATACCGGCAAAGAAGGTTTAATCTTTGCTAATTTAATTGATTTCGATCAAGAATATGGTCATCGTAATGATCCAGAGGGTTATGCCCAGGCATTAAAGGAATTTGATACTAGCTTACCTGAAATTGATGAATTATTAACTGAGGATGATATATTGGTCATTACAGCTGATCATGGCTGTGATCCAACTTATAAGGGGACTGATCATACTAGAGAATATGTTCCATTATTGATTTCTGGAGATAAGATTAAAGCAGGTGTTAATCTAAAGACAAGAGATACTTTTGCTGATTTAGCTGTTACTATTGCTGATTTATTAGGAGTTACTAAGCCATCGGCAGGGGTGAGTTTTAAAGAGTTATTATTTAATTAAAAGAACCTGTTAAGCAGATATGAAAATTGAGCTTAAAAAATCATAGTTTTTAACCCATTTAATAAGTCTAACTTTGATTTTGAGATTAGTTTTAACT
The DNA window shown above is from Sporohalobacter salinus and carries:
- the spoIIM gene encoding stage II sporulation protein M — protein: MFSLRQIGTSSIQFIRRNFSILLFLIIIFISGITFGAIAVKMLSSVEKNELVNYLSNFFQNFKGELTLQQEILAQEAIFYNLKLILLVWILGISMIGIPVIPILIFLRGFILGFAVGFLVDELAVKGFVFAVFSIVPHNLLAIPSLIIAGAAGISFGFNLFKSRLQRIQINFVQYFFGYSTLMIILAFILLIAGLIESYLTPVLMSFVTKIIIQ
- a CDS encoding phosphopentomutase, whose translation is MEVDRVILIVLDSVGIGALPDAVDFGDEGADTLGHVSKAVGGLDLPNLESLGLGNIIETTGVTEADNPRGAFGRMAEASKGKDTTMGHWELAGLISDEPFPTYPEGFPTEIIDEFEKKIGKEVLGNKPASGTVIIEELGKEHLETGKPIVYTSADSVFQIAAHEDVIPVDELYEICRTARQILTGPHAVGRVIARPFVGELGNFERTDRREDFSLHPPENTLLDYISEAEKSVMAVGKIEDIFSDRGITDSIHSGNNQEAIQDICKFLNTGKEGLIFANLIDFDQEYGHRNDPEGYAQALKEFDTSLPEIDELLTEDDILVITADHGCDPTYKGTDHTREYVPLLISGDKIKAGVNLKTRDTFADLAVTIADLLGVTKPSAGVSFKELLFN